The region GAGGTCTTCGACACCCAGGGCCTGGACGCCAGCGTGACGGAGATCGCGCGCGTCGCGGGCGTCGGGATGGGCACGCTCTACCGGCGCTTCCCGACCAAGGCGGCGCTGGTCGAGGCGCTCGTCCACGAGGTCCTCGACGCGACGGTCACGCTCGCGCAGGAGGCGTCGCAGCACACCGACGGCACCGGGCTGGAGCGCTTCCTGGAGGCGTCGTGCGCCTACCAGGCCGAGCATCCCGGGCTGCTCGCGCGGCTGTGGACGACCGACCACGCGATGGTCAAGACCGCACGACGGCTGATCGCCGCGCTGCTGGCCGAGGCCCAGGACCACGGGCGCATCCGCCGCGACATCACCAACACCGATCTGACGATCGCGCTCTTCGGC is a window of Conexibacter woesei Iso977N DNA encoding:
- a CDS encoding TetR/AcrR family transcriptional regulator; translation: MSPAPTTTKKAKARRPLRRDAAENRDRLLAAAAEVFDTQGLDASVTEIARVAGVGMGTLYRRFPTKAALVEALVHEVLDATVTLAQEASQHTDGTGLERFLEASCAYQAEHPGLLARLWTTDHAMVKTARRLIAALLAEAQDHGRIRRDITNTDLTIALFGIRGVLEATRPEAPDAWRRHLELLIAGLRPGGDALQHPPVSQARIDKLLTLADK